The following coding sequences lie in one Yoonia sp. G8-12 genomic window:
- the greA gene encoding transcription elongation factor GreA yields the protein MDKIPLTRAGFDKLDAELKHLKSVERPAIIRAISEAREHGDLSENAEYHSAKEKQSFIEGRVKELEGVISLADVIDPAKLSGTVKFGATVALVDEDTDEEKTYQIVGEYEADIESGKLNMKSPLARALIGKDEGDSVEVRTPGGVRSYEILSITFK from the coding sequence ATGGATAAGATACCACTGACGCGCGCTGGCTTTGACAAGCTGGATGCAGAACTCAAGCACCTGAAATCGGTGGAACGCCCGGCGATTATCCGTGCGATCTCAGAAGCGCGCGAACATGGCGATTTGTCAGAGAATGCTGAGTATCATTCTGCCAAGGAAAAGCAGTCCTTTATCGAGGGGCGCGTGAAAGAACTCGAAGGTGTGATCTCGTTGGCGGATGTGATTGATCCTGCCAAACTGTCCGGCACAGTGAAGTTCGGTGCGACCGTTGCTTTGGTCGATGAAGACACTGATGAGGAAAAAACCTATCAGATCGTGGGTGAATATGAGGCCGATATTGAAAGCGGTAAGCTGAATATGAAGTCGCCTTTGGCGCGTGCCTTGATCGGCAAAGATGAAGGTGACAGCGTTGAAGTACGCACGCCCGGTGGTGTGCGCAGCTATGAGATCCTGTCGATTACATTTAAATAG
- a CDS encoding electron transfer flavoprotein-ubiquinone oxidoreductase, which yields MAEIEREAMEYDVVIVGAGPAGLSAAIRLKQLDADLNVVVLEKGSEVGAHILSGAVLDPVGLNKLIPDWKEKGAPLNVPVKEDNFYMLGEAGQIRIPNFVMPPLMSNHGNYIVSMGNVCRWMAEQAEEMGVEIFPGMSCSEVVYGENGEVKGVVAGEFGKNADGTPGPSYEPGMELHGKYVFLGEGVRGSLSKQVIAKYDLAAKSDVQKYGLGMKEIWEIDPEKHSEGTVTHTMGWPLEGNAGGGSFIYHLENNQVYVGFVVHLNYKNPHLFPYMEFQRFKHHPQVAELLKGGKRVAYGARAISEGGYQSMPQLEFPGGALLGCAAGMVNVPRIKGNHNAMLSGIAAAEAAVDAIKAGRSGDLLDGYDTAVRKGEIGEDLKKVRNVKPLWSKYGLMASLGIGGMDMWMNTFGIGFLGTLAHGKSDADATEESSKHKEIAYPKPDGTLSFDRLTNVSFSFTNHEESQPAHLHLTDPDVPVNVNLAKYAGPSARYCPAGVYEFVGEGADTKFQINFQNCVHCKTCDIKDPSQNITWTVPQGGDGPNYPNM from the coding sequence ATGGCCGAGATTGAACGCGAAGCTATGGAATATGACGTCGTAATCGTCGGTGCGGGACCGGCTGGTCTGTCTGCTGCGATCCGGCTCAAGCAATTGGATGCTGATCTCAATGTCGTCGTCCTTGAAAAAGGATCAGAAGTCGGCGCGCATATCCTGTCGGGTGCGGTGCTTGATCCTGTTGGCCTGAACAAACTAATCCCCGATTGGAAAGAAAAAGGCGCGCCACTGAACGTGCCTGTGAAAGAAGACAATTTCTATATGCTGGGTGAAGCGGGCCAGATCCGCATCCCCAACTTCGTCATGCCGCCGCTGATGAGCAACCACGGCAACTACATCGTATCAATGGGCAACGTCTGCCGCTGGATGGCTGAGCAAGCCGAAGAAATGGGCGTCGAGATTTTCCCCGGCATGTCCTGTTCCGAGGTGGTTTATGGCGAAAACGGCGAAGTCAAAGGTGTGGTCGCCGGTGAATTCGGCAAGAACGCTGACGGCACCCCCGGCCCGTCGTACGAACCGGGCATGGAACTGCACGGCAAATATGTGTTTTTGGGCGAAGGCGTACGCGGGTCGCTGTCCAAACAGGTGATCGCCAAATACGACCTGGCCGCAAAATCCGACGTGCAGAAATACGGCCTTGGCATGAAGGAAATCTGGGAGATCGACCCAGAAAAGCACAGCGAAGGCACCGTGACACACACCATGGGCTGGCCTTTGGAAGGCAACGCTGGCGGCGGATCTTTCATCTACCACCTTGAGAATAATCAGGTTTACGTGGGCTTCGTTGTCCACCTGAACTACAAGAACCCACACCTTTTCCCTTACATGGAATTCCAGCGGTTCAAGCACCACCCGCAGGTCGCCGAACTGCTGAAAGGCGGCAAGCGCGTCGCCTATGGTGCGCGCGCGATTTCCGAGGGCGGCTATCAATCCATGCCGCAGCTTGAATTCCCCGGTGGTGCACTGTTGGGCTGTGCCGCAGGCATGGTCAACGTGCCGCGCATCAAGGGCAACCACAACGCGATGCTGTCCGGCATCGCAGCAGCAGAGGCTGCGGTGGACGCCATCAAAGCTGGTCGCAGCGGCGATCTATTGGACGGCTACGACACAGCCGTGCGCAAAGGCGAGATCGGTGAAGACCTCAAGAAAGTGCGCAACGTCAAACCGCTCTGGTCCAAGTACGGCCTGATGGCGTCGCTTGGCATAGGCGGCATGGACATGTGGATGAACACCTTTGGCATCGGGTTTCTGGGCACGCTGGCACATGGCAAATCCGACGCTGACGCGACCGAAGAGTCCAGTAAGCACAAGGAAATCGCCTATCCTAAACCTGACGGTACGCTATCCTTCGACAGGCTGACCAACGTATCCTTCAGCTTTACCAATCACGAAGAAAGCCAGCCCGCGCACCTGCACCTCACCGACCCGGATGTGCCAGTCAACGTGAACCTTGCCAAATACGCAGGGCCTTCGGCGCGGTATTGCCCGGCAGGTGTCTATGAATTTGTGGGCGAAGGAGCGGACACCAAGTTCCAGATCAATTTCCAGAACTGCGTGCACTGCAAAACCTGCGATATCAAAGACCCCAGCCAGAATATCACGTGGACGGTACCGCAGGGCGGCGACGGGCCGAACTACCCGAATATGTAG
- a CDS encoding 2-dehydropantoate 2-reductase has protein sequence MKICIFGAGAIGGYMGAKLAQAGADVSLVARGPHLKAMRENGLRLIEESGETTVKVTASDNAADLGPQDYVIVTLKAHSVPPVVPKMRPLIGDNTTIVSGVNGVPWWYFHKIGGPLEGTRLETVDPGNAQWDGFGPDRVLGCVVYPAAEVIAPGVVKHIEGNRFSLGEPDGSKSERALALSKALSAAGLKAPVRPKIRDEIWVKLWGNLSFNPISALTHATLDVLCTDPGTREVARNMMLEAQAIAEKLGVKFPIDVDRRIQGGADVGAHRTSMLQDLDQGRPMEIDALVGSVKELGRVTETPTPTIDTVLALVALRGNIAGLYDT, from the coding sequence ATGAAGATTTGTATTTTTGGGGCCGGTGCAATCGGTGGCTATATGGGCGCAAAGCTGGCGCAGGCTGGGGCGGATGTCAGCCTTGTGGCCCGAGGCCCACACCTGAAAGCGATGCGTGAAAACGGGCTGCGCCTGATCGAGGAAAGCGGCGAGACAACGGTGAAGGTCACCGCCTCTGACAATGCCGCCGATCTTGGGCCGCAGGACTATGTGATTGTCACGCTCAAGGCCCATTCCGTGCCGCCTGTCGTGCCAAAGATGCGGCCACTGATCGGCGACAACACAACGATTGTCTCTGGCGTGAACGGGGTGCCGTGGTGGTATTTCCATAAAATCGGCGGACCGCTTGAGGGAACGCGACTGGAAACAGTAGACCCCGGCAATGCCCAATGGGATGGCTTTGGCCCTGACCGTGTCTTGGGCTGCGTGGTCTACCCTGCCGCCGAGGTCATCGCGCCGGGTGTTGTCAAACACATCGAAGGCAATCGCTTTTCACTAGGCGAACCTGATGGCTCGAAATCCGAGCGCGCCCTCGCCCTTTCCAAGGCGCTCTCGGCGGCGGGGCTCAAGGCGCCGGTCAGACCAAAGATCAGGGATGAGATTTGGGTGAAGCTCTGGGGCAACCTGTCGTTCAACCCGATCTCTGCCCTGACCCATGCGACGCTGGATGTTCTCTGTACCGATCCCGGAACGCGGGAGGTCGCACGCAACATGATGCTCGAAGCGCAAGCGATTGCAGAAAAGCTTGGCGTCAAATTCCCGATTGACGTGGACCGTCGCATCCAAGGCGGTGCAGATGTGGGTGCGCACCGCACATCCATGTTGCAGGATCTCGACCAAGGGCGCCCGATGGAAATCGACGCGCTTGTTGGCTCTGTAAAGGAATTGGGACGCGTGACCGAGACGCCGACGCCAACCATTGATACAGTCCTAGCTTTGGTCGCGTTGCGCGGAAATATTGCAGGACTTTACGACACTTGA